The following nucleotide sequence is from Plasmodium sp. gorilla clade G2 genome assembly, chromosome: 11.
TTATTGGGAGGGTTATGTTCTCTTGCTTATTATCActtgaaaaataaatttcaTCTTTCtcaattttgtttttcaaaaaaatggTTTAGTGAATATTCTATAATGTGGCCAGGTCAAGCATTTAGTTtggagataaaaaaaatcttaTATGAAACAAAATCAAAATTTCAAGtaacaaaaataaaggatatattaataaatcattatatgtatatgtatatattatatgtatgtatatattatatgtatgtatattttcatatatatatatatttttttttttttagaatgTTCTAGTATTTGAAAGTACCACATATGGTAAAGTTTTAGTCCTAGACGGTGTAATACAATTAACTGAGAAAGATGAATTTGCCTATCATGAAATGATGACACATGTTCCTATGACTGTTTCTAAAGAACCCAAAAACGTTTTAGTTGTAGGGGGTGGTGATGGTGGTATCATTAGAGAAttgtgtaaatataaatctgttgaaaatattgatatatgtGAAATTGATGAAACCGTTATTGAAGTATccaaaatttattttaagaaTATTAGTTGTGGTTATGAAGATAAAAGAGTTAATGTTTTTATTGAAGATGCAAGTAAATTCTTAGAAAATGTAACAAATACTTATGATGTTATTATTGTAGATAGTTCAGATCCAATAGGACCAGCTGAATCATTATTTAatcaaaatttttat
It contains:
- a CDS encoding spermidine synthase, with protein sequence MDRLISNNKLKLSVVLLGGLCSLAYYHLKNKFHLSQFCFSKKWFSEYSIMWPGQAFSLEIKKILYETKSKFQNVLVFESTTYGKVLVLDGVIQLTEKDEFAYHEMMTHVPMTVSKEPKNVLVVGGGDGGIIRELCKYKSVENIDICEIDETVIEVSKIYFKNISCGYEDKRVNVFIEDASKFLENVTNTYDVIIVDSSDPIGPAESLFNQNFYEKIHNALKPNGYCVSQCESLWIHVGTIKNMIGYAKKLFKKVEYANISIPTYPCGCIGILCCSKTDSGLTKPNKKLESKEFADLKYYNYENHSAAFKLPAFLLKEIENI